In Zhaonella formicivorans, one DNA window encodes the following:
- a CDS encoding PhoH family protein produces MSKVFVLDTNVLLHDPKAVFAFEENEVVIPAVVVEEIDSKKRYQDEIGRNARLAARILDGLRERGPLHTGVKLDNGGTVRVELNHRSAETLRRYFYEASNDNRIIAVAFNLLEEEQGQRGRPVVLVSKDAIMRIKADALGLTAQDYLSDKIVYAELFAGYEEVMVEPALINLFYTEHGLPVDLLETLMPQLCPNQYLIMKDIYGSSRSALGFYNSEQRQVQPLKHFSEPVWGIMPRNVQQKMAMDLLLNDQIPLVTLTGKAGTGKTLLALAAGLLKTQDEGKYKKLLVARPIIPMGRDLGFLPGDKEEKMRPWMQPIYDNLEFLFGAKKNGDIDDILLGIKNIQVEALTYIRGRSIPNQFIIIDEAQNLTRHEIKTIISRVGEHSKIVLVGDPEQIDHPYLDAANNGLTCVVEKFKENSLAGHVTLLKGERSQLAQLAADLL; encoded by the coding sequence TTGAGCAAAGTTTTCGTGCTGGATACGAATGTGCTTTTGCATGATCCAAAGGCAGTATTTGCTTTTGAAGAAAACGAGGTGGTAATTCCTGCTGTAGTTGTGGAAGAGATAGATTCCAAAAAACGCTACCAGGATGAAATAGGCAGAAATGCCCGCTTAGCGGCACGGATTCTTGACGGGCTGAGGGAAAGAGGCCCGCTGCATACAGGAGTAAAGCTGGATAACGGCGGCACTGTGCGTGTGGAATTGAACCACCGCTCAGCCGAGACTTTGCGCCGGTATTTTTACGAAGCAAGCAACGACAACAGGATAATTGCGGTGGCGTTTAACCTGCTGGAAGAAGAGCAGGGTCAAAGGGGGAGGCCGGTAGTCCTGGTCAGCAAGGATGCTATTATGCGCATCAAGGCCGATGCTCTGGGTTTAACCGCCCAGGACTACCTGTCGGATAAGATCGTGTATGCGGAACTTTTTGCAGGCTATGAAGAGGTTATGGTTGAACCGGCACTAATCAACTTATTTTACACTGAACACGGACTCCCTGTTGATTTGCTGGAAACATTAATGCCACAGCTCTGCCCCAATCAATATCTGATCATGAAAGACATTTACGGTTCCTCCAGATCAGCCCTGGGGTTTTACAACAGTGAACAGCGGCAGGTCCAGCCGCTGAAGCACTTCAGTGAGCCGGTATGGGGAATCATGCCCAGAAACGTCCAGCAGAAAATGGCCATGGACCTGTTATTGAACGACCAAATCCCTCTGGTTACTTTAACCGGCAAGGCCGGTACGGGAAAAACTCTATTGGCCTTAGCAGCAGGGCTTTTAAAGACCCAGGATGAAGGGAAATACAAAAAGCTGCTGGTGGCTCGGCCTATTATTCCTATGGGCCGCGACCTTGGCTTTTTGCCCGGGGACAAGGAGGAGAAAATGCGCCCCTGGATGCAGCCCATTTACGATAACCTGGAATTTTTGTTTGGTGCCAAAAAGAATGGTGATATTGATGATATTTTGTTGGGAATTAAGAATATCCAAGTGGAAGCATTGACTTACATCCGGGGCCGCAGTATTCCCAATCAGTTTATCATAATTGATGAGGCCCAGAACTTAACCAGGCATGAAATCAAGACTATTATCTCCAGGGTTGGCGAGCACAGCAAGATCGTGCTGGTGGGAGATCCGGAGCAAATCGACCATCCCTACCTGGATGCAGCTAACAACGGCTTGACTTGTGTCGTGGAAAAGTTCAAGGAGAACAGTTTGGCCGGGCATGTCACGCTGCTGAAAGGGGAGAGGTCTCAGCTGGCCCAGCTGGCGGCAGATTTGTTATAG
- a CDS encoding glycerate kinase yields MRVVVAPDSYKGSMSAVEVADIIEKGLKTVFPDAEISKVPIADGGEGTVDAFLAALGGERRELEVTGPLGDKVKAFFGILPGGETAVVEMAAASGLPLVPPEKRNPLVTTTYGTGELIKAALEAGCSTIIVGIGGSATNDGGMGMAQALGIGFYDSRGEELGFGGENLGKLAKIEMAGLNPKVKTAKILVACDVDNPLCGPHGASAVFGPQKGATPEMVEVLDRGLACFARVIKEQAGADIFNMPGAGAAGGLGAGLVGLLGAELRPGIEIVIENTGLAEKISGADLVITGEGRTDFQTARGKAPVGIARLAKKYQVPVIAISGSLGDGYQEVYEAGLDAVFSIVPGPITLDMAMQKGKDYLLGQVVNIARLVSLFRR; encoded by the coding sequence ATGCGGGTTGTTGTTGCGCCGGATTCTTATAAAGGCAGCATGTCTGCCGTGGAAGTTGCTGACATAATTGAAAAGGGGCTAAAAACAGTTTTTCCTGATGCTGAAATTAGCAAAGTGCCTATAGCCGACGGCGGTGAAGGCACGGTAGATGCATTCCTGGCAGCTCTGGGGGGCGAACGACGGGAGCTGGAAGTAACGGGCCCCTTGGGGGATAAAGTTAAGGCTTTTTTTGGCATACTCCCCGGCGGAGAGACCGCGGTTGTGGAAATGGCTGCAGCTTCCGGTTTGCCGCTGGTACCGCCCGAAAAGCGCAACCCGCTTGTTACCACCACTTACGGGACGGGGGAGCTAATTAAGGCCGCGCTGGAAGCAGGGTGCAGCACGATAATTGTAGGTATCGGAGGCAGTGCCACCAATGACGGCGGCATGGGGATGGCACAGGCGCTGGGAATAGGTTTTTATGATTCTAGGGGCGAGGAATTGGGCTTTGGCGGGGAGAATCTTGGCAAGCTGGCTAAAATCGAGATGGCAGGCCTTAACCCAAAGGTAAAAACAGCTAAAATCTTAGTTGCCTGTGATGTTGATAATCCCCTATGTGGTCCTCATGGTGCTTCTGCAGTGTTTGGGCCACAGAAAGGTGCCACTCCGGAGATGGTAGAAGTCCTGGACCGGGGTCTTGCCTGTTTTGCCCGGGTAATCAAAGAGCAGGCAGGTGCCGATATCTTTAATATGCCTGGTGCTGGCGCGGCAGGAGGTTTGGGTGCCGGGCTGGTAGGACTTTTGGGCGCAGAATTGAGACCCGGAATTGAGATCGTCATTGAGAACACAGGTTTGGCTGAAAAGATCTCCGGGGCCGACTTGGTCATTACCGGAGAAGGGAGGACTGATTTTCAGACTGCCAGGGGCAAAGCGCCTGTGGGCATTGCCCGGCTGGCAAAAAAATATCAGGTTCCCGTTATAGCCATTTCCGGCAGTTTAGGCGATGGATACCAGGAGGTATATGAGGCCGGCCTGGATGCTGTTTTCAGCATCGTGCCAGGGCCCATTACCTTGGATATGGCCATGCAAAAAGGCAAAGACTACCTGTTGGGTCAAGTTGTCAATATAGCTAGGCTGGTTTCTCTTTTTAGGCGCTAG
- a CDS encoding 2-hydroxyacid dehydrogenase, protein MSKRWNVYVTREIPKPALDLLAQHCDMEVNPEDRVLTREELLEKVKGRDGVLCLLTDTIDAEVLDAAKGAVIFANYAVGFNNIDVQAATERGILITNTPGVLTETTADMAWALLFAVARRVVESDKYNRAGKFKGWGPLHFLGQEVTGKTLGVVGGGRIGTSFARKAKGFDMTILYTDVAPNPEFEAQTGGKFVDMETLLKEADFVSLHVPLMPETKHLIGEKELKMMKKSAILINTSRGPVVDELALVKALKEGEIWGAGLDVYEWEPEMAPGLAELDNVVVCPHIASATYETRTKMGMMAVENLLAGLRGEVPPNCLNPEVLKK, encoded by the coding sequence ATGAGTAAAAGATGGAATGTTTATGTTACCAGGGAGATTCCGAAGCCGGCTCTTGATTTGCTGGCCCAGCACTGCGATATGGAAGTAAACCCGGAAGACCGGGTGCTGACCAGAGAGGAACTCTTGGAAAAAGTAAAAGGCCGGGACGGAGTGCTCTGCCTTTTGACTGATACCATTGATGCGGAGGTTTTGGATGCTGCCAAGGGTGCCGTAATCTTTGCCAACTATGCGGTTGGCTTTAATAATATAGATGTTCAGGCTGCTACCGAACGGGGGATCCTCATTACCAACACTCCGGGAGTACTTACCGAGACAACTGCCGACATGGCCTGGGCGCTGTTATTTGCAGTTGCCAGAAGAGTAGTGGAATCCGATAAATACAACAGAGCGGGTAAATTCAAAGGATGGGGACCGCTGCATTTCCTTGGGCAGGAAGTTACAGGTAAAACCTTGGGGGTTGTTGGCGGCGGCAGGATTGGTACCTCTTTTGCCAGAAAGGCCAAAGGTTTTGATATGACTATCCTGTATACCGATGTGGCTCCCAACCCTGAATTTGAGGCTCAAACCGGAGGCAAGTTTGTAGACATGGAAACTCTCCTTAAGGAAGCTGATTTTGTTTCCCTGCATGTGCCTCTTATGCCCGAAACGAAACACCTTATTGGTGAAAAAGAGCTGAAAATGATGAAGAAGTCAGCCATTCTGATCAATACCTCCCGTGGTCCGGTAGTTGATGAATTAGCTTTGGTTAAAGCTCTTAAAGAGGGAGAAATCTGGGGAGCGGGCCTGGACGTGTACGAGTGGGAGCCGGAAATGGCACCGGGGCTAGCTGAACTGGACAACGTAGTGGTCTGCCCCCATATAGCCAGCGCTACATACGAAACCCGCACAAAAATGGGTATGATGGCAGTTGAAAATCTTTTAGCCGGGCTCAGGGGAGAAGTGCCTCCCAACTGCTTAAATCCGGAAGTTTTGAAAAAGTAA
- a CDS encoding pyridoxal phosphate-dependent aminotransferase: MEHIFAKSMANLGTETAFEVLAKAKKLEAEGRDIVHLEIGEPDFDTPRNIIDAGVKALNSGYTHYTPAPGIPEVRETIANYVRAHKNVPADPEDVVIVPGGKPIMFFSILATVDPGDEVIYPNPGFPIYESVIKFVGAKPVPIPLREENQFRLDVNELKNLITPKTKMLIINSPQNPTGGFLTKEDVEAIADLVRGKEILVLADEIYDRIVYTDDRPVSIASLPGMKDWTIILDGFSKTYAMTGWRLGFGVMHKEIAARIAQLMVNSNSCTAAFTQMAGKEALTGPQDEVEKMVAEFKKRRDIIVDGLNAIPGVSCLRPNGAFYVFPNISSFGKPSKEIADYLLNEAGVACLGGTAFGSYGEGYLRLSYANSVENIEKALERIKDALAKLR; encoded by the coding sequence ATGGAACACATTTTCGCCAAGAGTATGGCCAACCTTGGCACTGAAACTGCCTTTGAGGTTTTGGCCAAAGCGAAAAAATTAGAGGCTGAAGGGAGGGACATTGTCCACCTGGAAATCGGGGAACCGGATTTTGATACTCCGCGCAATATTATTGATGCCGGGGTCAAGGCTTTAAACAGCGGATATACCCATTACACGCCGGCTCCCGGTATCCCTGAAGTCCGTGAAACTATCGCCAACTATGTGCGCGCGCATAAAAACGTGCCTGCCGATCCTGAAGATGTGGTGATTGTTCCCGGCGGTAAGCCGATCATGTTTTTCTCCATCCTGGCTACCGTTGACCCGGGCGATGAAGTCATCTACCCTAACCCAGGTTTTCCTATTTACGAGTCTGTAATCAAGTTTGTCGGCGCCAAGCCTGTACCCATCCCCTTGAGGGAGGAAAATCAATTCAGGCTGGATGTCAACGAGTTAAAGAACCTGATTACTCCGAAAACCAAAATGCTTATCATCAACTCCCCGCAAAACCCTACAGGTGGCTTCTTAACCAAGGAAGACGTGGAAGCCATTGCTGACCTGGTGCGGGGCAAAGAAATCTTAGTTTTAGCTGACGAGATCTACGACCGCATCGTCTATACTGACGATAGGCCGGTTTCCATCGCTTCTCTGCCTGGTATGAAAGACTGGACAATTATTCTTGACGGTTTCTCCAAGACTTACGCCATGACCGGTTGGAGGCTTGGTTTTGGTGTCATGCATAAAGAAATCGCCGCCAGAATTGCTCAGCTGATGGTTAACTCCAATTCCTGTACTGCCGCTTTCACCCAGATGGCAGGTAAAGAAGCTTTGACCGGTCCCCAGGACGAAGTGGAGAAAATGGTGGCTGAATTCAAGAAGCGCCGAGATATTATCGTTGACGGGTTAAATGCTATTCCGGGCGTCAGCTGCTTACGGCCTAACGGTGCATTCTATGTCTTCCCCAATATCAGCTCTTTCGGTAAGCCCAGCAAAGAAATCGCCGACTATCTGTTAAATGAAGCCGGTGTAGCCTGTTTGGGCGGAACTGCTTTCGGCTCCTACGGGGAAGGGTATCTCCGTCTGTCCTATGCTAACTCCGTGGAAAATATCGAAAAGGCTCTGGAGCGGATCAAAGACGCGCTTGCCAAGCTGAGATAG
- a CDS encoding Tex family protein has protein sequence MEITALLANEFGLKKEQVENTIKLLDEGNTVPFIARYRKEVTGGLNDEVLRGLTERLNYLRNLEERRAEISRLLAEQGVLTGELQRKIDSAKALVELEDIYRPFRPKRKTRASAAKEKGLEPLAELMLNLTSGDILQEAKAFLNPELGVNSVEEAVQGAQDIIAERVSDDAEVRKYIRELTGKKGLLVSFKKAQTDERSPYEMYYDYQEKVGTIPPHRILAVNRGEKEEFLEVKIQFPDAEILQHLDRVFIKAGIVAEEYVRQAILDGYQRLLQPSLERELRRELTEKGEEQAIKVFAVNLKKLLLQPPCKGQTVLGFDPAYRTGCKLAVVDSTGKVLETAVIYPTPPQNKLEESAVKVKELVKKHKVTAIAIGNGTASRESEKFIAGLLPELEGKVLYTIVNEAGASVYSASKLAQEEFPQLDVTLRSAVSIARRLLDPLAELVKIDPKAIGVGQYQHDVNQKRLGETLQGVVEDCVNSVGVDLNTASPSLLSYVAGVSAAAAKKIVKYREENGSFKDRQELLKVAGLGPKTFEQCAGFLRIPGGTNPLDNTAVHPESYQVTYRLLEELGISLEEQKQIKIEADLPALAVKLGIGLPTLRDIVKELEKPGRDPREDLPPPVFKAGVMEMEHLQPGMVLTGVVRNVVDFGAFVDIGVHQDGLVHISQLSEQFIKNPMEAVNVGDIVQVKILSVDLERKRIALTMKDI, from the coding sequence TTGGAAATCACTGCACTGCTTGCTAATGAATTTGGCCTAAAAAAAGAACAGGTAGAAAACACCATTAAACTTTTAGACGAGGGTAACACTGTACCTTTTATCGCCCGTTACCGGAAAGAGGTGACCGGCGGTTTAAATGACGAGGTGTTGCGGGGGCTGACAGAGCGCTTAAATTACCTGCGCAACCTGGAAGAACGCCGGGCAGAGATCAGCCGTTTATTGGCAGAGCAGGGTGTTTTAACAGGGGAACTGCAGCGTAAAATTGATTCGGCTAAGGCGCTGGTGGAACTGGAAGATATTTACCGGCCTTTCCGTCCCAAAAGAAAGACCAGGGCTTCAGCGGCCAAGGAAAAGGGACTGGAACCCTTGGCTGAGCTCATGCTTAATTTAACCTCCGGGGATATTTTGCAGGAAGCTAAGGCTTTTCTCAATCCCGAACTGGGCGTCAATTCGGTGGAAGAAGCTGTCCAAGGGGCCCAGGACATTATTGCTGAAAGAGTTTCCGACGATGCCGAAGTGCGCAAATATATCCGGGAACTGACCGGTAAGAAGGGACTGCTGGTTTCGTTTAAAAAGGCCCAAACTGATGAAAGATCCCCTTATGAAATGTATTATGATTACCAAGAAAAAGTGGGCACCATCCCGCCCCACCGCATTTTGGCCGTCAACCGGGGAGAAAAAGAAGAATTCCTGGAGGTTAAAATTCAATTCCCCGATGCTGAAATTCTGCAGCATTTAGACAGGGTTTTTATCAAAGCAGGCATTGTAGCTGAAGAATATGTGCGCCAGGCCATTTTGGACGGCTACCAGCGGCTGCTCCAGCCCAGCCTGGAGAGGGAATTGCGCCGAGAGCTGACGGAAAAGGGAGAGGAGCAGGCCATTAAGGTCTTTGCCGTGAATTTGAAAAAGCTGCTCTTGCAGCCCCCTTGCAAAGGGCAGACGGTGCTGGGCTTTGACCCGGCCTACCGGACCGGGTGCAAGTTGGCTGTAGTAGACTCAACGGGCAAAGTGCTGGAAACAGCAGTGATTTACCCCACGCCTCCCCAAAACAAGCTGGAGGAGTCGGCAGTAAAAGTAAAGGAACTGGTAAAGAAACACAAGGTAACTGCTATTGCCATCGGCAATGGCACCGCTTCCAGGGAAAGCGAGAAATTCATCGCAGGCCTCCTGCCTGAGTTGGAAGGCAAGGTGCTTTATACCATTGTAAACGAGGCAGGGGCTTCGGTGTATTCGGCTTCTAAGCTAGCCCAGGAAGAGTTTCCGCAGCTAGATGTGACTTTAAGGAGTGCCGTCTCGATTGCCAGGAGGCTACTGGACCCGCTGGCGGAGCTGGTAAAAATCGACCCTAAAGCCATCGGGGTGGGTCAATACCAGCACGACGTCAACCAGAAAAGACTGGGGGAAACTCTGCAGGGAGTGGTAGAGGACTGCGTGAACAGCGTTGGTGTGGATTTAAACACCGCTTCCCCGTCGCTGTTAAGTTACGTGGCCGGTGTTTCCGCTGCTGCCGCTAAAAAGATAGTGAAGTACAGAGAAGAAAACGGCAGCTTTAAGGACCGGCAGGAGCTTTTAAAAGTAGCAGGCCTTGGGCCTAAAACCTTTGAGCAGTGCGCGGGTTTCCTGAGAATACCCGGCGGCACCAACCCCCTGGATAACACCGCGGTGCATCCCGAATCATACCAAGTGACCTACCGGCTTCTGGAGGAGTTGGGTATCAGCCTGGAAGAGCAGAAACAAATCAAGATAGAGGCTGACTTGCCGGCTCTAGCTGTTAAGCTGGGGATAGGGCTGCCTACCCTCCGGGATATTGTCAAAGAATTGGAGAAGCCGGGCCGCGACCCCAGGGAAGACTTGCCGCCGCCTGTCTTTAAAGCGGGAGTAATGGAGATGGAACATCTCCAGCCGGGCATGGTGCTCACCGGGGTGGTACGCAATGTGGTGGATTTCGGTGCTTTTGTGGATATCGGGGTGCATCAGGACGGACTGGTGCATATCTCCCAGTTAAGCGAGCAATTTATTAAAAACCCGATGGAAGCAGTCAACGTGGGGGATATAGTTCAGGTGAAAATCTTAAGCGTCGACCTGGAACGCAAACGCATTGCTCTAACTATGAAGGATATATAG
- a CDS encoding cysteine hydrolase family protein, whose amino-acid sequence MARVLFVVDMLNDFMDPRGALYCGDEARKIIPFIKTKIEEYLQSGDAVIYICDSHDENDKEFAKFPPHAVRGTWGAEIIPELKPDSESGLVHIVEKQRYSGFHNTDLDKILQNICHHKGCTLEGLAVEVVGNCTNICVLYTVEELCNRDIKTIVCRGGVASFDQAAHEFVLGQMQSVLGAKVR is encoded by the coding sequence GTGGCCAGGGTACTCTTTGTTGTGGATATGCTCAATGATTTTATGGACCCCCGAGGCGCGTTATACTGTGGCGATGAGGCAAGAAAAATTATACCGTTTATCAAAACTAAAATTGAAGAATATCTGCAGAGTGGTGATGCCGTAATTTATATTTGTGACAGCCACGATGAAAATGATAAGGAGTTTGCCAAGTTTCCACCCCATGCTGTCAGGGGAACCTGGGGGGCGGAGATCATCCCGGAGCTGAAACCAGACAGTGAGTCTGGGCTGGTGCATATTGTGGAAAAACAGCGCTACAGCGGTTTTCATAACACCGACCTGGATAAAATTCTGCAAAATATCTGCCATCACAAAGGCTGCACCTTAGAGGGTCTGGCAGTAGAGGTAGTGGGCAACTGCACCAATATCTGCGTGCTCTATACCGTGGAGGAGCTTTGTAACAGGGATATTAAGACGATTGTCTGCCGGGGCGGGGTAGCGAGCTTTGACCAGGCCGCCCATGAATTTGTATTGGGACAGATGCAAAGTGTGCTCGGGGCAAAGGTAAGATAA
- a CDS encoding YdcF family protein — translation MGVKNEKLFKTILTMAVTGVVFLSLVGMNITRFGQNARPSSADAVIVLGCRLYGTVPSPFLQARLDEGLRLYQAGYGQYIIVSGGQGPGEDIPEAEAMRQYLIARGVEPKKIITEDQSTSTMENILFSKDKMEAYGLKDAVIVSNKYHLKRTSLMAQSVGLNATYSGVYLTQYRAYEMAGFIREIAALVKFYLLKR, via the coding sequence ATGGGAGTGAAAAATGAAAAACTGTTTAAAACAATTTTAACAATGGCTGTTACCGGGGTTGTTTTTTTATCCCTCGTAGGAATGAACATAACCCGATTCGGACAAAACGCCAGACCGTCTTCTGCCGATGCCGTTATTGTGCTTGGCTGCAGATTGTACGGGACTGTTCCCAGCCCTTTTCTGCAGGCAAGACTAGATGAAGGCCTGCGGCTTTATCAAGCGGGATACGGGCAGTATATAATTGTTTCTGGAGGGCAAGGACCCGGGGAGGATATCCCCGAGGCGGAAGCAATGAGACAATACCTTATTGCCCGGGGGGTAGAACCGAAAAAGATAATAACGGAAGATCAATCCACTTCCACCATGGAAAATATTTTATTTTCCAAAGATAAGATGGAAGCGTATGGCTTAAAGGATGCTGTGATTGTATCGAACAAATATCATTTGAAGAGGACTTCTTTGATGGCACAATCAGTGGGTCTGAACGCTACTTATTCCGGAGTCTATTTAACGCAATACAGAGCTTATGAGATGGCAGGTTTTATAAGGGAAATAGCGGCACTAGTAAAGTTTTATTTACTTAAAAGGTAA
- the nrdD gene encoding anaerobic ribonucleoside-triphosphate reductase has product MVIETAGIKLTADEKAEVVKQAQAMAASKGEQVAKIKAWMDSEGFLCFQPFFKREIRRVRRITGYFSEIKNFNDAKKAELRDRVAHV; this is encoded by the coding sequence ATGGTTATTGAAACAGCAGGCATTAAGTTAACTGCAGACGAGAAAGCGGAAGTGGTAAAACAAGCGCAGGCAATGGCCGCAAGTAAAGGGGAACAGGTTGCCAAGATAAAAGCCTGGATGGATTCGGAAGGGTTTCTCTGTTTTCAGCCCTTTTTCAAAAGAGAGATCAGGAGAGTCCGCAGAATTACCGGGTACTTTTCGGAAATCAAAAATTTTAACGATGCCAAGAAAGCGGAATTGCGGGACCGGGTGGCCCATGTTTAA
- a CDS encoding 3D domain-containing protein: protein MFAVVRLRPRWSKRTWLAVAGLASAIFMAVIGYAWAVKTVTIADSGKLQQVKTYARYVEDVLQEQGIDLGREDVVFPAVSSKISEGMLIRIARAVNVEISFDGVVKTVRLADPTVERALELAGIELGRLDKVVHNLNNAATPNKKIRVIRVEEKRIEQNSSLSYPVKRQPDQFLAKGKSKVIQQGSQGVVKEVFAIIYTDGVETGRKVVERQILKEPVPEIIAYGTKDQQLKHASRELAGRRMLLMEASAYTHTGNRTATGIVPHEGVIAVDPKVIPLGTKLYVEGYGYGSAQDTGSAIKGNKIDLFYETETEALQWGRRSVQVYILE from the coding sequence ATGTTTGCAGTAGTGCGGCTCAGGCCAAGGTGGTCAAAACGGACCTGGCTGGCTGTCGCCGGCCTGGCTTCTGCCATTTTTATGGCAGTTATTGGCTACGCCTGGGCAGTAAAAACTGTAACCATTGCAGATTCAGGCAAATTACAGCAGGTTAAAACATACGCTAGGTATGTAGAGGATGTGCTTCAGGAGCAAGGGATCGATTTGGGCCGGGAAGATGTGGTGTTTCCCGCTGTTTCAAGCAAAATTAGCGAAGGGATGCTCATACGCATTGCCCGGGCAGTTAACGTTGAAATTTCCTTCGACGGGGTAGTCAAAACCGTCCGCTTGGCCGACCCTACAGTGGAGCGGGCCCTTGAGCTGGCTGGAATAGAGTTGGGCAGGTTGGATAAGGTTGTGCATAACCTCAACAACGCAGCTACCCCGAACAAAAAAATCAGAGTGATTCGTGTGGAAGAAAAAAGAATTGAGCAAAATTCCAGCTTGTCTTATCCCGTAAAAAGGCAGCCCGATCAATTTTTGGCCAAAGGCAAATCGAAAGTTATTCAACAGGGAAGCCAGGGAGTGGTAAAGGAAGTATTTGCTATCATTTACACTGACGGCGTCGAGACCGGGCGCAAAGTTGTGGAAAGGCAAATTCTCAAGGAACCGGTACCTGAGATTATAGCTTACGGTACTAAAGACCAGCAGCTAAAACATGCTTCAAGGGAACTGGCAGGGAGGAGGATGCTCCTCATGGAAGCATCTGCCTATACCCATACGGGAAATAGAACGGCCACAGGCATCGTGCCTCACGAGGGCGTAATTGCGGTAGACCCGAAAGTAATTCCTTTAGGTACCAAATTATACGTAGAGGGATATGGATACGGTTCGGCCCAAGATACAGGCAGCGCCATTAAAGGCAACAAGATCGACTTGTTTTATGAGACGGAGACGGAAGCACTGCAGTGGGGGCGAAGGTCTGTTCAAGTCTATATTTTGGAGTAA